In the genome of Drosophila subpulchrella strain 33 F10 #4 breed RU33 chromosome 2L, RU_Dsub_v1.1 Primary Assembly, whole genome shotgun sequence, one region contains:
- the LOC119548363 gene encoding zinc finger protein 271-like, which yields MKEKCRVCQRKSASLANIFEGKQDRGISIAHMISEVTGSELAKGDTLPEFICPPCLQDAQNAFDIIKTYERSYKIFCEAKDAILEDDLSEEEVCLISDSESVEEIPNINGQVKEEKPNTDKEAIEDSLFQDGVDVILKEEIRTNDTKEPHSKDVKVKEEKTDHSDTKIKKDDVSKRSSGYNRKRQCPYCKKILSTHTNLVSHIRGHTGERPFKCSSCPKEFKDATSLKKHEMIHTGCRPFKCSLCPKSYRVKHHIERHLMIHTGERPHPCKLCDKEFMDRYSLNRHMRTHTGERPHKCSICLTAFADLSNLRQHTRIHTGERPYKCDYCDRSFIFHSDCKKHLRTHTELKAF from the coding sequence ATGAAAGAAAAATGCCGAGTTTGCCAGCGAAAGTCGGCAAGCCTGGCGAACATTTTCGAAGGGAAACAAGATCGGGGGATCTCCATTGCGCATATGATATCTGAAGTTACCGGATCTGAACTCGCGAAAGGGGATACACTTCCGGAATTCATTTGCCCGCCCTGCCTGCAAGACGCCCAAAATGCATTCGATATTATCAAAACCTACGAGCGCAGCTACAAGATCTTTTGCGAGGCAAAGGATGCGATCCTGGAGGACGATCTATCGGAGGAAGAAGTATGCCTGATATCAGATAGCGAGAGTGTCGAAGAAATCCCCAATATCAATGGCCAAGTCAAGGAAGAGAAACCAAATACAGATAAGGAAGCCATTGAAGATTCCTTATTCCAGGATGGAGTCGATGTGatattaaaagaagaaatcaGAACAAATGATACTAAGGAGCCACATTCCAAGGATGTAAAAGTGAAGGAGGAAAAAACTGATCATTCcgatacaaaaataaaaaaggatgACGTTTCTAAGAGAAGTTCCGGTTACAATAGAAAAAGACAGTGTCCTTACTGCAAAAAGATCCTTTCGACTCATACAAATCTTGTGTCGCACATCCGCGGCCACACGGGAGAACGACCTTTCAAGTGCAGTAGCTGCCCAAAGGAATTTAAAGATGCCACCTCCCTTAAAAAGCACGAAATGATTCACACAGGCTGTCGGCCCTTCAAGTGTTCCCTCTGTCCGAAGTCCTATCGGGTTAAGCATCACATCGAACGCCACCTTATGATCCATACGGGCGAACGACCGCATCCGTGTAAGCTTTGCGACAAGGAGTTCATGGATCGGTATAGTCTGAACAGACATATGAGGACGCACACCGGGGAACGACCCCACAAGTGTTCCATCTGCCTAACAGCTTTTGCGGATTTATCAAACCTTAGGCAACACACTCGGATTCATACGGGGGAACGACCGTATAAGTGTGATTATTGCGATAGGTCATTTATATTTCACTCGGATTGTAAGAAACATTTGAGAACTCACACGGAACTGAAGGCCTTTTAA
- the LOC119548094 gene encoding oocyte zinc finger protein XlCOF6.1-like, producing the protein MEDLCRVCHGTSENMVNIFEGSGRLGISIEHMISEVTGFRLEKEDSFPDSICPPCLEDAQNAYDIIQTYERSYRIFCEAKDAILEDDSPEEDTNHMTPNSESESVKETLKEKRRRRWKEKKKTHECSQCKQAFQIASLLKRHIQRIHVRARPYQCSHCPKAFGDAYTLRMHIRTHTGEKPFKCSRCPMAFTKASSLRRHFGQHTGNLPFKCSQCPKSFYDRGGLKQHFVLHLKERPFQCDQCQRYYRDENSLRRHSSEHTRERLFKCSHCPKAFMHNSGLKRHNMSHTGERPFPCDQCEKCFKDVTSLNRHTRTHTGERPFKCSLCESTFSDPSSLKQHQMIHTDERPFKCDQCDKAFRARCDLKKHIRTHTGEKPFECAHCQKTFAQRFGLRKHKEMFHKGESNDSDKS; encoded by the coding sequence ATGGAGGACCTTTGTCGAGTTTGCCATGGAACCTCCGAAAACATGGTAAACATTTTCGAAGGATCGGGAAGACTTGGGATATCCATAGAGCACATGATATCTGAAGTCACCGGTTTCAGACTCGAAAAAGAAGACTCATTTCCGGATTCCATTTGCCCGCCCTGCCTGGAAGATGCGCAAAATGCATACGATATTATACAAACCTACGAGCGCAGCTACAGGATCTTCTGTGAAGCTAAGGATGCGATCCTAGAGGATGATTCACCGGAGGAAGATACTAATCATATGACACCAAATAGCGAATCGGAGTCCGTTAAGGAAACCCTGAAGGAAAAGAGGAGACGGAGATGgaaggaaaagaaaaagacGCACGAGTGCTCCCAGTGCAAGCAGGCTTTTCAGATCGCCTCGCTTCTGAAGCGGCACATCCAGCGCATCCACGTGCGAGCACGACCGTACCAGTGCAGTCACTGCCCAAAGGCATTCGGGGATGCCTACACCCTGAGGATGCACATCAGGACCCACACGGGCGAGAAGCCGTTTAAGTGCTCCCGCTGCCCGATGGCATTTACCAAGGCCAGCAGTCTGAGGAGGCACTTTGGCCAGCACACTGGGAATCTTCCGTTCAAATGTTCCCAGTGTCCGAAGTCCTTTTACGATCGGGGTGGTCTCAAGCAACACTTTGTTTTGCACTTGAAGGAGCGGCCGTTTCAATGCGATCAGTGCCAAAGGTACTATAGGGATGAGAACTCCCTGAGGAGGCACTCCAGCGAGCACACTCGGGAACGTTTGTTCAAGTGCTCCCACTGCCCGAAGGCCTTTATGCACAACTCCGGACTAAAGCGCCACAATATGAGCCACACGGGAGAACGGCCGTTTCCATGTGATCAATGCGAGAAATGTTTTAAGGATGTGACCTCCCTCAACAGACATACAAGGACTCACACGGGGGAACGACCCTTCAAGTGCTCCCTCTGTGAATCGACCTTTTCGGATCCATCAAGTCTTAAGCAGCACCAAATGATTCACACGGACGAACGACCGTTTAAATGTGATCAATGCGATAAGGCTTTCAGGGCACGATGTGATTTAAAGAAACATATCAGGACTCACACGGGAGAGAAGCCCTTTGAGTGTGCCCACTGTCAGAAGACTTTTGCGCAACGATTCGGTCTGCGCAAGCACAAAGAAATGTTTCATAAGGGGGAATCAAATGATTCGGATAAATCTTAG
- the LOC119548542 gene encoding zinc finger protein 774-like, producing the protein MTKLCRVCLLNSQDMVNIFDGEPESEIPLSDIISRYTRLEVKKGDSFPETVCKMCLQDARHSYTIGKTFFNHFPSESQIFPCQVKEEFLDEDPKEEWSLNEEWLQDDKIKEENTHYLDPQMKNDPLDTNLKQSGQPDEQGITPSIRNQNSKDKSNHNTAGVRLKKSDKCPYCEKTFCTPSYLRQHIRFHTEGRPFKCGLCPNSYRLKSHLVRHILGHAGARPFKCSICENSFRLKSHLKWHTLSHKGELPSRCDQCDKSFPTKDMLDAHSKVHVEEKSYQCSICEACFSDLSDLDQHSRIHMEEQPSKNQSQVLEKILDEEEVTKEKENLDEEFLDEDVSKISDIQGGQQINFEVQKEDTHYFEAQVVNEPIKDDLQEEVNALLEIAGDQLDKQVHEDDIEIEVKNEPIEGDFQGEVVSLSNEKLKYDEIAKARLNWKNVYKCSYCQINFRSRAAMMRHFLMHTGERPFKCTKCTNSYKSRDTLLKHIKSHGDMPFNCPHCSMGFVREGTLMKHLSTHTEVERPFKCPYCHVGFVQEASLKIHLGTHSEERPHKCPHCSMGFVHGGTLRKHLSIHTGERPFECSHCPKTFRLNEHLKRHNRTHTGERPFQCDQCEKSFADKPTLRVHKRLHTGERPYECPDCLATYVDNGSLRKHRMLYTEERPFKCDYCDKTFKNYVCLSNHIKTHSAEKT; encoded by the coding sequence ATGACGAAACTGTGTCGCGTTTGCCTGCTGAATTCCCAAGACATGGTTAATATATTCGATGGAGAACCTGAATCAGAAATACCTCTATCGGATATTATTTCTCGCTATACAAGATTGGAAGTGAAAAAGGGCGACTCATTTCCTGAGACAGTTTGCAAAATGTGCCTGCAGGATGCGCGGCATTCGTATACGATTGGCAAAACCTTTTTCAACCACTTTCCATCGGAAAGCCAGATATTTCCGTGTCAAGTTAAGGAGGAGTTCCTTGATGAGGATCCAAAGGAGGAATGGAGCTTAAACGAGGAATGGTTGCAAGACGACAAAATTAAGGAGGAAAACACACATTATTTGGATCCCCAAATGAAGAATGATCCATTGGATACTAATTTAAAGCAAAGTGGTCAACCTGATGAACAGGGAATAACACCTAGTATTCGCAACCAAAATTCCAAAGATAAAAGCAATCATAATACCGCTGGTGTTCGCTTAAAGAAATCGGACAAGTGTCCCTACTGCGAAAAGACCTTTTGCACGCCATCGTATCTCAGGCAGCATATCCGTTTCCACACGGAAGGACGGCCATTTAAGTGCGGCCTCTGCCCAAATTCCTATCGCCTAAAATCCCATCTCGTACGCCACATTTTGGGCCACGCGGGTGCCCGACCCTTTAAGTGCTCCATCTGCGAGAACTCCTTTCGGCTTAAGTCCCATCTGAAATGGCACACGTTGAGCCACAAGGGGGAACTGCCCTCTAGGTGTGATCAATGCGATAAGTCCTTTCCGACTAAAGACATGCTAGACGCACACTCAAAGGTTCACGTGGAAGAAAAATCATACCAGTGTTCCATCTGCGAGGCATGTTTTTCGGATTTATCAGACCTTGACCAACACAGTAGAATTCACATGGAGGAACAACCGTCTAAAAACCAAAGCCAGGTGCTGGAGAAGATCCTTGATGAAGAGGAGGTTACAAAAGAGAAGGAGAATCTAGACGAGGAGTTTTTAGATGAGGATGTGAGCAAAATATCAGACATCCAGGGTGGACAACAGATTAATTTCGAAGTACAGAAAGAGGACACTCATTACTTCGAAGCCCAAGTGGTGAACGAACCCATCAAAGACGATTTGCAAGAGGAAGTCAATGCTTTATTGGAAATTGCAGGTGATCAACTCGACAAACAAGTACATGAGGATGACATTGAAATAGAAGTGAAGAACGAGCCCATTGAAGGTGATTTTCAAGGAGAAGTCGTTTCCTTATccaatgaaaaattaaaatacgatGAAATTGCGAAGGCCCGTCTTAATTGGAAAAATGTGTACAAGTGTTCCTACTGCCAAATAAACTTTCGGAGCCGAGCTGCTATGATGAGGCACTTCTTAATGCACACGGGGGAACGACCATTTAAATGCACCAAATGCACGAATTCCTATAAATCAAGGGACACCTTATTGAAGCACATAAAGTCACACGGAGATATGCCGTTCAACTGTCCCCATTGCTCCATGGGCTTCGTGCGAGAAGGGACTCTAATGAAGCACCTTAGCACTCACACAGAAGTAGAACGGCCGTTCAAGTGTCCCTACTGCCACGTGGGCTTCGTGCAGGAAGCCTCTCTAAAGATCCACCTTGGCACTCACTCAGAAGAACGACCCCACAAGTGCCCCCATTGCTCCATGGGCTTTGTGCATGGAGGCACTCTGAGGAAACACCTTAGCATTCACACAGGAGAACGGCCTTTCGAGTGCTCCCACTGTCCGAAAACATTTCGGCTTAATGAACATCTTAAGCGCCACAATAGGACCCACACGGGAGAACGACCCTTTCAATGTGATCAGTGCGAAAAGTCCTTTGCGGACAAGCCTACTCTTAGGGTCCACAAACGACTTCACACGGGCGAGCGGCCCTATGAATGCCCCGATTGTCTGGCAACTTATGTGGACAATGGAAGTCTCAGGAAACACAGAATGCTTTACACGGAAGAAAGACCCTTTAAATGTGATTACTGCGACAAGACCTTTAAGAATTATGTCTGTTTGAGTAATCATATCAAAACTCACTCTGCAGAAAAGACGTAG
- the LOC119548364 gene encoding zinc finger protein 184-like, protein MKLCRVCLGSSGNMVNIFEGAGTHILGISIPVAYMISEITGFKIEKGDSLPDCICPTCLEDAQSAFNIIKTYECSSNIFCKAKNADCADKRSDSSRATFQDNLKKEPIEYDANEEKDSDQVRVKNEPIEEHDSGEQESNVNYKEKLEPIEEEQESKENDNNNDSVRPKKTHQCSHCQKSFWYPSQLKRHNLFHTDERPFKCSDCPSAFREKGSLAVHIRIHVGNTPFKCSHCPMAFERESDLKKHTRIYTGGRPFKCSRCRKRFLTKTHLKRHFMRHTGERPYPCAHCNKAFRDNAHLRRHTKLHTGERPFQCSQCPEAFTEKRRLNAHLLIHERTGLKT, encoded by the coding sequence ATGAAGTTATGTCGAGTTTGCCTGGGAAGTTCCGGGAACATGGTAAACATTTTCGAAGGAGCAGGAACACACATTCTGGGAATTTCGATTCCTGTGGCGTATATGATATCTGAAATCACTGGTTTTAAAATTGAGAAAGGAGACTCACTTCCGGATTGCATTTGCCCAACTTGCCTGGAGGATGCCCAAAGtgcatttaatattattaaaaccTACGAGTGCAGCTCCAATATCTTTTGTAAAGCAAAGAATGCAGACTGCGCTGATAAGAGATCAGATTCTTCAAGGGCAACCTTCCAGGACAACTTGAAGAAAGAGCCCATTGAATATGATGCCAATGAAGAGAAAGATTCCGATCAAGTTAGAGTAAAGAATGAGCCCATCGAAGAACATGATAGTGGAGAGCAAGAATCCAACGTTAATTATAAAGAGAAGCTTGAACCCATCGAAGAAGAGCAAGAATCCAAGgaaaatgataataataacGATAGCGTTCGCCCGAAGAAAACGCACCAGTGTTCCCACTGCCAAAAGTCCTTCTGGTATCCTTCACAACTCAAGCGCCACAACCTCTTCCACACAGATGAACGACCATTTAAATGTAGTGATTGCCCGAGTGCCTTTAGGGAAAAGGGCTCCTTAGCGGTGCACATCAGGATTCACGTAGGGAACACGCCGTTCAAGTGCTCCCATTGCCCGATGGCCTTTGAGCGAGAATCCGACCTGAAGAAACACACCAGGATTTACACAGGAGGTCGGCCGTTCAAGTGCTCCCGCTGCCGGAAGCGTTTTCTAACTAAAACTCATCTTAAACGCCACTTCATGCGCCACACGGGAGAAAGACCGTATCCATGTGCCCACTGCAATAAGGCTTTCAGGGATAATGCTCATTTAAGACGTCACACAAAACTACACACAGGAGAAAGACCCTTCCAGTGCTCCCAATGCCCGGAAGCTTTTACCGAAAAACGCAGGTTGAATGCGCACTTGCTAATCCATGAAAGGACAGgcttaaaaacttaa
- the LOC119548093 gene encoding zinc finger protein 23-like translates to MKERCRVCMLNSQDMINIFDGAPESGIPIVDIIAHHTGLEVKRGNLFPETVCKMCLQDAQNSYKIGQTSEQIHHLPTIVKEEKEVHDENLIKEAESQIFLGQVKEEVLHEELDERLCFFQDVNYQVGEQDSHCLELQLKNEPIEDDFQEEVNPLLEIPSDQPDERILDDDTGQEVKSELIDDYFVDEVNPLLEIDGDQPDKQVKDGEISKARLDWKNSYKCSYCQISFRNRSSMMKHFLKHTGERPYKCSQCSNSYKVKESLLTHMMGEEPFKCPHCSKGFVREPTLKKHLSIHTGERPFKCSLCSKTFRLKEHLKRHNRCHTGERPYQCDQCEKSFADNSFLTVHKRTHTGERPYKCPDCLATYMDSGSLRKHRMVDTIEPFNCDHCDKTFRAKGCFNYHIRSLDLVVQK, encoded by the coding sequence ATGAAGGAGCGCTGTCGCGTTTGCATGCTGAATTCCCAAGACATGATTAATATTTTCGATGGAGCCCCGGAATCTGGAATACCTATAGTGGATATTATTGCTCACCATACTGGATTGGAAGTCAAGCGAGGAAACTTATTTCCTGAGACAGTTTGCAAAATGTGCCTGCAGGATGCGCAAAATTCGTATAAGATTGGACAAACTTCAGAGCAAATTCACCACTTGCCAACTATAGTTAAGGAGGAAAAGGAAGTTCATGATGAGAATCTTATAAAGGAGGCGGAAAGCCAGATATTTCTGGGCCAAGTAAAGGAGGAGGTCCTTCATGAGGAACTGGACGAACGCCTATGCTTCTTTCAAGATGTTAACTACCAAGTTGGAGAGCAGGACTCACATTGTTTGGAACTCCAATTAAAGAACGAACCCATCGAAGATGATTTCCAAGAGGAAGTCAATCCCTTACTAGAAATCCCAAGTGATCAACCCGACGAACGAATACTAGACGATGACACTGGTCAAGAAGTCAAGAGCGAGCTCATTGATGATTACTTCGTAGATGAGGTCAATCCCTTATTAGAAATCGATGGTGATCAACCTGATAAACAAGTTAAAGACGGGGAAATTTCAAAGGCCCGTCTTGACTGGAAAAATTCGTACAAGTGTTCCTACTGCCAAATAAGCTTTCGCAATCGATCATCTATGATGAAGCACTTCCTCAAGCACACGGGGGAACGACCTTACAAGTGCAGCCAATGCTCGAACTCCTATAAAGTAAAGGAGTCCTTATTGACGCACATGATGGGAGAGGAGCCGTTCAAGTGCCCCCATTGCTCCAAGGGCTTTGTGCGAGAACCCACGCTGAAGAAACACCTGAGCATTCACACAGGGGAACGGCCTTTCAAGTGCTCCCTCTGTTCAAAAACATTTCGGCTTAAGGAACATCTCAAACGCCACAATAGGTGCCACACGGGAGAACGACCCTATCAGTGTGATCAATGCGAAAAGTCCTTTGCGGACAATTCTTTTCTCACGGTCCACAAACGAACTCACACGGGCGAGCGACCCTATAAATGCCCCGATTGTCTGGCAACTTATATGGATAGTGGAAGCCTCAGGAAACACAGAATGGTTGACACGATAGAACCGTTTAATTGTGACCACTGCGACAAGACTTTTAGGGCTAAGGGGTGTTTTAATTATCACATCAGATCTCTGGACTTGGTAGTCCAAAAGTAA
- the LOC119548461 gene encoding zinc finger protein 431-like, translating to MKEICRVCQRKSASLANIFEGKQDRGVPIAHMISEVTGSTLAKGDALPEFICPPCLQDAQNAFDIIKTYERSYKIFCEAKDAILEDDLSEEEVCLISDSESEKSFHAKVNGHAKEETLNGTEIYELSESECDQSEQQSQADAIEDDDANNNVIDSAESKLQGLVRNESFEQVKKAYDTSGDESDEDDIKEDSDDSDYVVKRVRSKQQMKNNKCSYCQKTFPRNAVLQAHIRIHTGERPFKCPTCPESFRLKLQLTRHILEHTGERPYKCSQCPKDFRDPCGLNHHIKTHSGKKPHQCSLCKKRFLSKGNLNKHIMTHTGERPYKCNVCMSAFSNPTNLRQHKRIHTGERYFKCKYCDESFMYKGALDKHILAHTQPNVARNDKPKRARIPYEKKESYQCSTCPMTFPKKSYLDRHFKTHTGERPFKCEHCEKAFLARGNLVKHIRIHTGERPFKCTICESTFTDGSNLNQHMRIHKVEKKFKCDKCERSFPEKSSLEKHAWTHRSLPFKCDHCNKPFPDKDRLERHAKNYNQTDRGCIRKRLIDYYKIKKVNCPLCPKSFPFQSVLNVHLRRHTGERPYKCSYCKKGFAETSSLHNHIRIHTGEKPFKCAICQKAFTDISNLIHHKKVHAKKGPVK from the coding sequence ATGAAGGAAATATGCCGAGTTTGCCAGCGAAAGTCGGCAAGCCTGGCCAACATTTTCGAAGGGAAGCAAGATCGCGGTGTCCCCATTGCGCATATGATATCCGAAGTTACCGGTTCAACCCTCGCGAAAGGGGACGCACTTCCGGAATTCATTTGCCCGCCCTGCCTGCAAGACGCCCAAAATGCTTTCGATATTATCAAAACCTACGAGCGCAGCTACAAGATCTTTTGCGAGGCAAAGGATGCGATCCTGGAGGACGATCTGTCGGAGGAAGAAGTATGCCTGATATCAGATAGCGAGAGTGAGAAATCGTTCCACGCCAAGGTCAACGGCCATGCCAAGGAAGAGACATTAAATGGAACCGAAATCTATGAGTTATCAGAAAGTGAATGTGATCAATCCGAACAACAATCACAAGCCGATGCCATTGAAGACGATGATGCCAATAATAATGTTATCGATAGTGCTGAATCAAAGTTACAGGGGCTAGTAAGGAATGAATCCTTCGAACAAGTCAAGAAAGCCTATGATACATCAGGAGATGAAAGTGATGAAGATGACATTAAGGAAGATTCCGATGATAGCGATTATGTGGTCAAAAGAGTTCGCTCAAAGCAGCAGATGAAGAATAATAAGTGTTCCTATTGCCAAAAGACCTTCCCGCGTAACGCTGTTCTCCAGGCGCACATTCGCATCCATACGGGTGAACGGCCATTTAAATGTCCCACATGCCCAGAGTCCTTTCGACTCAAACTCCAACTCACGCGTCACATATTGGAACATACGGGCGAACGTCCCTATAAGTGTAGTCAGTGCCCAAAAGACTTCCGCGATCCCTGTGGCTTAAACCATCACATCAAGACTCACTCGGGGAAGAAACCCCATCAGTGTTCACTTTGCAAGAAGCGCTTTCTCTCTAAGGGTAATCTTAACAAGCATATTATGACCCACACGGGAGAAAGGCCCTATAAGTGCAACGTCTGCATGTCAGCTTTTTCGAATCCAACAAACCTGAGACAACACAAGCGGATTCACACTGGGGAACGATActttaaatgtaaatattgTGATGAGTCTTTTATGTATAAGGGTGCTCTTGACAAGCATATACTGGCTCACACACAGCCAAATGTTGCGCGGAATGACAAACCTAAACGTGCCAGGATTCCCTATGAGAAGAAAGAATCATACCAGTGTTCAACCTGCCCTATGACTTTTCCTAAGAAGTCCTATCTAGATCGTCACTTCAAGACCCACACGGGAGAACGACCGTTCAAGTGTGAACATTGTGAAAAAGCCTTTTTGGCTCGCGGAAACCTTGTTAAACATATTAGGATCCACACGGGGGAACGACCCTTTAAGTGTACAATCTGCGAGTCAACTTTTACGGATGGATCGAATCTAAACCAACACATGCGAATTCACAAAGtagaaaaaaagtttaagtgtGATAAATGCGAAAGGTCTTTCCCGGAGAAGAGTAGTCTCGAGAAACATGCATGGACTCACAGAAGTCTACCGTTTAAATGTGACCATTGCAATAAGCCTTTTCCGGATAAGGATCGACTTGAGAGACATGCAAAGAATTACAATCAGACTGACCGGGGTTGCATTAGAAAGCGCCTCATAGACTACTATAAGATTAAGAAAGTCAATTGTCCCCTCTGCCCGAAATCATTTCCGTTTCAATCAGTCCTTAACGTTCACCTCAGGCGCCACACTGGAGAACGACCTTATAAATGTAGTTATTGCAAAAAGGGCTTCGCGGAAACCAGTAGTCTTCATAATCACATAAGGATCCACACGGGGGAAAAGCCTTTCAAGTGCGCCATCTGTCAGAAAGCTTTTACGGATATATCAAACCTCATCCATCACAAAAAGGTCCACGCGAAAAAAGGACCTGTTAAATAG
- the LOC119548095 gene encoding zinc finger protein 184-like, with amino-acid sequence MEELCRVCHGISENMVNIFEGSGSLGISIEHMISEVTGFRLEKGDSFSETICPPCLEDAQNAYDIIKTYERSYRIFCEAKDAILEDDIPEEEASLASDRDGESLLIAEEPPEDNDRVEKAPLIKGNDQSDQQTKRNEIKDAHSNNNINNVVPSKIKGPVTRGFNKRDKKVNDTSGDDSDQSDDQIKHNGTGKKDYVNDSARSEKGYKCSYCQKIFAHPSMLKRHMLMHTGERPFKCSHCTKSFRQNGNLTLHFRTHTGEKPFKCTTCKSAFPSQSRLTEHKRIHTGEKPFRCTVCRKAFPNVSKLNQHRKVHSKERPFQCEYCEKSFVDIEHLRRHTRTHTGERPYKCPHCQTHFRNSANLIRHRKLHEKEQP; translated from the coding sequence ATGGAGGAACTATGTCGGGTTTGCCACGGAATCTCCGAAAACATGGTGAACATTTTTGAAGGATCAGGAAGTCTTGGGATTTCCATAGAACACATGATATCTGAAGTCACCGGTTTTAGACTAGAAAAAGGAGACTCATTTTCGGAAACCATTTGTCCGCCTTGCCTGGAAGATGCCCAAAATGCATACGATATTATAAAAACCTACGAGCGCAGCTACAGGATCTTTTGTGAAGCTAAGGATGCCATCCTGGAGGACGATATACCGGAGGAAGAAGCCAGTCTGGCATCAGACAGGGATGGTGAGAGTTTGTTAATTGCCGAGGAGCCACCCGAGGATAATGACCGAGTCGAGAAAGCCCCCCTAATAAAAGGAAATGATCAATCCGatcaacaaacaaaaagaaatgaaattaaagatGCCCACtccaataataatattaacaatGTTGTTCCCTCAAAGATCAAGGGCCCTGTAACAAGAGGATTCAACAAACGTGATAAGAAAGTCAATGATACATCAGGAGATGATAGTGATCAATCTGATGATCAGATAAAACACAACGGCACTGGAAAGAAAGATTACGTTAACGATAGCGCTCGATCAGAGAAGGGCTATAAGTGTTCCTATTGTCAAAAAATATTCGCGCATCCATCAATGCTGAAGAGACACATGCTCATGCACACGGGGGAACGACCGTTTAAGTGTTCACACTGCACGAAGTCCTTTCGGCAGAATGGTAATCTTACGTTGCATTTTAGGACTCATACGGGGGAAAAACCCTTTAAGTGTACCACCTGCAAGTCAGCATTTCCGAGTCAAAGTAGACTTACAGAACACAAAAGAATTCACACGGGGGAAAAACCCTTCAGGTGCACCGTCTGCAGGAAAGCTTTTCCGAATGTATCAAAACTCAACCAACACAGAAAGGTCCACTCGAAAGAACGACCCTTTCAGTGCGAGTATTGCGAAAAGTCATTTGTTGATATCGAACATCTTAGGCGACATACACGAACCCACACGGGAGAAAGACCCTACAAATGCCCTCATTGCCAGACACATTTTAGGAATTCAGCAAACCTTATTCGCCATAGGAAGTTGCATGAGAAAGAACAACCGTAA